The following are encoded together in the Gadus chalcogrammus isolate NIFS_2021 chromosome 2, NIFS_Gcha_1.0, whole genome shotgun sequence genome:
- the cdip1 gene encoding cell death-inducing p53-target protein 1 isoform X2, protein MSSDPPPPYPGGPSAPIIEEKNGIPVVTAPMAAAPQQGANLPPDYGPPPYEASQPGYMHPLGPGEGPMPMPMPMPPPGVFYPPGHFPQPMPGQFGPGPSHMAGHTATVLSPPGAATTVTVLQGEMFQTSPVQTVCPHCQQAIITRITHDVGLMNTLFCLFCFFVGCDLGCCLIPCLIDDLKDVTHTCPYCKGYIYTYKRVC, encoded by the exons GAAGAGAAGAATGGGATACCTGTTGTTACTG CTCCGATGGCGGCGGCTCCACAGCAGGGAGCAAACCTGCCCCCGGACTATGGGCCTCCCCCCTATGAGGCCTCGCAGCCTGGCTACATGCACCCTCTCGGCCCCGGTGAAGGCCCCATGCCCATGCCCATGCCCATGCCCCCGCCAG GAGTCTTCTACCCACCCGGTCACTTTCCTCAGCCCATGCCAGGCCAGTTTGGCCCGGGTCCAAGTCACATGGCCGGTCACACGGCCACCGTTCTGTCGCCCCCTGGTGCGGCTACCACCGTCACCGTCCTGCAGGGGGAGATGTTCCAGACGTCCCCGGTGCAGACGGTGTGTCCACACTGCCAGCAGGCCATCATCACCCGCATCACCCACGATGTCGGCCTAATGAACACCCTCTTCTGCCTGTTCTGCTTCTTTGTGGG GTGTGATCTTGGCTGCTGCCTGATTCCCTGTCTGATCGATGATCTCAAGGACGTGACACACACATGTCCTTACTGCAAGGGCTACATCTACACATACAAGCGTGTCTGCTAA
- the cdip1 gene encoding cell death-inducing p53-target protein 1 isoform X1 has translation MSSDPPPPYPGGPSAPIIEEKNGIPVVTAAPMAAAPQQGANLPPDYGPPPYEASQPGYMHPLGPGEGPMPMPMPMPPPGVFYPPGHFPQPMPGQFGPGPSHMAGHTATVLSPPGAATTVTVLQGEMFQTSPVQTVCPHCQQAIITRITHDVGLMNTLFCLFCFFVGCDLGCCLIPCLIDDLKDVTHTCPYCKGYIYTYKRVC, from the exons GAAGAGAAGAATGGGATACCTGTTGTTACTG CAGCTCCGATGGCGGCGGCTCCACAGCAGGGAGCAAACCTGCCCCCGGACTATGGGCCTCCCCCCTATGAGGCCTCGCAGCCTGGCTACATGCACCCTCTCGGCCCCGGTGAAGGCCCCATGCCCATGCCCATGCCCATGCCCCCGCCAG GAGTCTTCTACCCACCCGGTCACTTTCCTCAGCCCATGCCAGGCCAGTTTGGCCCGGGTCCAAGTCACATGGCCGGTCACACGGCCACCGTTCTGTCGCCCCCTGGTGCGGCTACCACCGTCACCGTCCTGCAGGGGGAGATGTTCCAGACGTCCCCGGTGCAGACGGTGTGTCCACACTGCCAGCAGGCCATCATCACCCGCATCACCCACGATGTCGGCCTAATGAACACCCTCTTCTGCCTGTTCTGCTTCTTTGTGGG GTGTGATCTTGGCTGCTGCCTGATTCCCTGTCTGATCGATGATCTCAAGGACGTGACACACACATGTCCTTACTGCAAGGGCTACATCTACACATACAAGCGTGTCTGCTAA
- the polr3k gene encoding DNA-directed RNA polymerase III subunit RPC10, with protein MLLFCPTCGNVLIVEEGQKCLRFACNTCPYVHNITRKVNNRNYPKLKEVDDVLGGAAAWENVDSTPETCPRCGHLRAYFMQIQTRSADEPMTTFYKCCNIDCGHRWRD; from the exons ATGCTCCTTTTTTGTCCCACATGTGGGAATGTTTTGATCGTCGAGGAGGGACAGAAGTGCCTGAGGTTCGCCTGCAACACATGCCCCTACGTACACAATATCACAAGAAAG GTCAACAACAGGAATTATCCTAAACTTAAAGAAGTCGACGATGTTCTTGGTGGCGCCGCAGCTTGGGAAAATGTGGACTCTACTCCTG AAACCTGTCCGAGGTGCGGGCATCTTCGGGCATACTTCATGCAGATTCAGACTAGATCGGCAGATGAACCTATGACAACATTCTACAAATGCTGCAATATCGATTGTGGCCATCGGTGGAGAGATTGA